CCCGACTGGCTGAACGGTGCCGTCCGGCGCCGGGCCGCGCCCTTGGCCACCCGTACGCCCACCCTGGTGCGGGTCGCCACCAACTGGCCGTCCTGCGGGTACGCGTGCCACGTACGCCAGTGCACCTGTCCCTCGTGGTGCTGGGCCAGCAGTGCGGTGAAGGCGTGCGGGCTGCCGGGGAAGACACCGGCGAGGCCGTGCGGATGGTCGGCGACCAGTGCCAGCAACTCCTGGGCCCGGCCCGCGAACTGACCGGGCGAGAGGATCTCCACGTGGGCGGCGAACTCGTACTCCCAGTCGTCCGTGCGCTTGGCCACGCCGAGGGGCAGGGGGGTGCTGCTGCCGGGCATGCAGGCCACCGTCTCCGAGCACATGCCCCGCTCCTCCTCCAACAGCACCTGGTGGGACGCGCCGAGCAGTCGTAACTGAAGCTTCGCGCC
The DNA window shown above is from Streptomyces chartreusis and carries:
- a CDS encoding DUF2617 family protein produces the protein MLTTLNTAYTDTRAADLAWALGREPLPALAALDLELTGAKLQLRLLGASHQVLLEEERGMCSETVACMPGSSTPLPLGVAKRTDDWEYEFAAHVEILSPGQFAGRAQELLALVADHPHGLAGVFPGSPHAFTALLAQHHEGQVHWRTWHAYPQDGQLVATRTRVGVRVAKGAARRRTAPFSQSGV